In one Streptomyces sp. NBC_01241 genomic region, the following are encoded:
- a CDS encoding STM4013/SEN3800 family hydrolase, which produces MSEIVGTHDLLLVTLDTLRYDVAAELAAAGRIPHLARHLPGGVWEKRHAPGSFTYASHQAIFAGFLPTPAGPGPHPRLFAARFAGSESTASGTFVFDTPDLLSALAGAGYRTVCVGGVGFFNRQGPLGSVLPGLFQESHWEPEFGVASPTSFEAQVARAEQVVADLSAEQRLFLFVNVSALHQPNWFHQPGATREAGDSRATHAAALEYVDAHIGRLFAAASSRRRCFAIVCSDHGTAYGDDGYTGHRLGHESVWTVPYAHFFLEPGATAS; this is translated from the coding sequence ATGAGCGAGATCGTGGGCACCCACGACCTGCTGCTCGTCACCCTCGACACGCTGCGCTACGACGTGGCGGCGGAGCTCGCCGCAGCCGGTCGCATCCCGCATCTGGCACGCCATCTGCCGGGTGGTGTCTGGGAGAAGCGGCATGCGCCCGGCAGCTTCACGTACGCCTCGCACCAGGCGATCTTCGCGGGGTTCCTGCCCACCCCGGCCGGCCCGGGGCCGCACCCCCGGCTGTTCGCGGCACGTTTCGCGGGCAGCGAGTCCACCGCTTCGGGGACCTTCGTCTTCGACACCCCCGATCTGCTGTCCGCACTGGCCGGTGCGGGGTACCGCACGGTGTGCGTCGGCGGTGTCGGCTTCTTCAACCGGCAGGGCCCGCTGGGCTCGGTACTGCCCGGCTTGTTCCAGGAGAGCCACTGGGAACCGGAGTTCGGTGTCGCGTCGCCCACCTCGTTCGAGGCGCAGGTGGCCCGCGCCGAGCAGGTCGTCGCCGACCTCTCCGCCGAGCAGCGGCTGTTCCTCTTCGTCAATGTGTCCGCCCTGCACCAGCCGAACTGGTTCCACCAGCCGGGTGCCACCCGCGAGGCGGGCGATTCCCGCGCCACCCATGCCGCCGCCCTGGAGTACGTCGACGCGCACATCGGCCGGCTCTTCGCCGCCGCGAGCAGCCGTCGCCGTTGCTTCGCCATCGTCTGCTCCGACCACGGAACGGCGTACGGGGACGACGGCTACACCGGTCACCGGCTCGGCCACGAGTCCGTCTGGACCGTTCCGTACGCGCACTTCTTCCTGGAACCGGGGGCCACCGCATCATGA
- a CDS encoding STM4012 family radical SAM protein, with protein MSRTTTVARSTRPYQSYVYAYPHKTAYRPLAERPVLRELWAAERKDALSLYLHIPFCEVRCGFCNLFTRIGAPDELTTRYLDALDRQATAVRDALGDAEPVRFAAAAFGGGTPTFLTAAELERLCDIAEKRMGADLRAVALSVETSPSTATADRLAVLADRGTTRISIGVQSFVEAEARAAVRPQRRADVEAALDRIRDARIPVLNIDLIYGIDGQTEESWRTSLDAALGWRPEELYLYPLYVRPLTGLGRLGADGETAADAAWDEQRLRLYRAGRDHLLAHGYEQVSMRMFRRADAPRTDGPDDYACQTDGMIGLGCGARSYTTKLHYSFDYAVEMREVRAIIDGYTATEDFSRAEVGRYVDGDEARRRHLLQSVLQAEGLRQADYRERFGTSPADDFPVELARFEARGWLDATAGASGLLRLSPEGLAHSDALGPELFSPGVRAAMAAYELK; from the coding sequence ATGAGCCGCACCACGACCGTCGCGCGGTCCACCCGCCCGTACCAGAGCTATGTGTACGCCTATCCGCACAAGACGGCCTACCGGCCGCTCGCCGAGCGGCCGGTGCTGCGCGAGTTGTGGGCGGCCGAGCGCAAGGACGCGCTCTCCCTCTATCTCCACATACCGTTCTGCGAGGTCCGCTGCGGCTTCTGCAATCTCTTCACCCGGATCGGCGCTCCCGACGAGCTGACGACCCGCTATCTCGACGCGCTGGACCGGCAGGCCACCGCCGTCCGCGACGCGCTGGGCGACGCGGAGCCGGTGCGGTTCGCCGCGGCGGCGTTCGGCGGGGGCACTCCCACGTTCCTGACCGCGGCGGAGCTGGAACGGCTCTGCGACATCGCGGAGAAGCGGATGGGCGCCGATCTGCGGGCCGTTGCACTGTCGGTCGAGACGTCGCCGTCGACCGCGACGGCCGACCGGCTGGCCGTCCTCGCCGACCGCGGTACGACCAGGATCAGCATCGGGGTGCAGAGCTTCGTCGAGGCCGAGGCGCGTGCGGCGGTGCGACCGCAGCGGCGCGCCGACGTGGAGGCGGCCCTGGACCGGATACGCGATGCCCGCATCCCGGTCCTCAACATCGACCTGATCTACGGCATCGACGGGCAGACCGAGGAGAGCTGGCGCACCTCGCTGGACGCGGCGCTCGGCTGGCGGCCGGAGGAGCTGTACCTCTACCCGCTGTACGTCCGCCCGTTGACCGGTCTCGGCCGGCTCGGCGCCGACGGCGAGACCGCGGCGGACGCCGCCTGGGACGAGCAGCGGCTGCGGCTGTACCGCGCGGGCCGCGACCATCTCCTCGCCCACGGCTACGAGCAGGTGTCCATGCGGATGTTCCGCCGCGCTGACGCCCCGCGGACGGACGGCCCCGACGACTACGCCTGCCAGACCGACGGCATGATCGGCCTGGGCTGCGGCGCCCGCTCGTACACGACGAAGCTGCACTACTCCTTCGACTACGCGGTGGAGATGCGGGAGGTTCGGGCCATCATCGACGGCTACACCGCCACCGAGGACTTCTCGCGCGCCGAGGTCGGGCGGTACGTGGACGGCGACGAGGCGCGCCGACGCCACCTCCTGCAGTCCGTCCTCCAGGCCGAGGGGCTGCGGCAGGCCGACTACCGGGAGCGCTTCGGTACCTCCCCGGCCGATGACTTCCCCGTCGAACTGGCCCGGTTCGAGGCGCGCGGCTGGCTCGACGCGACGGCCGGGGCGTCCGGACTGCTGCGGCTCTCCCCCGAGGGCCTGGCCCACTCCGACGCGCTCGGCCCGGAACTCTTCTCCCCCGGTGTGCGAGCCGCAATGGCCGCGTACGAACTGAAGTGA
- a CDS encoding M23 family metallopeptidase, translating to MPISGKHRRTKTRTIARGIAAAGAGGAVIALPLLGATGANAAPAAAPQSVSAATTHAAPAKPVAQKQAATTTYSVVSGDWLSKIAAEHKIEGGWQKLYQDNREVVGDDPSLIFPGMKLTLGGKASGDSAPTGAGAGAALPSKAPEVPSTAKKSAPAKSAPAKVSTVTESKTSAPAAQSNSSGYAHPVPGNHTTGYRASGSNWSSGSHTGIDFPVFTGTSVKSITSGTVVAAGWGGAYGNQVVIKHADGHYSQYGHLSSISVSAGQSVSTGQQIGLSGATGNATGPHLHFEVRTGPAYGSDIDPIAFLASHGVYV from the coding sequence ATGCCCATATCGGGTAAGCACCGTCGTACGAAGACCCGCACCATCGCCCGTGGCATTGCCGCCGCAGGCGCCGGCGGCGCTGTCATCGCGCTGCCGCTGCTCGGCGCCACCGGTGCCAACGCCGCCCCGGCCGCCGCCCCGCAGTCGGTCTCCGCCGCCACCACGCACGCCGCTCCGGCCAAGCCGGTCGCGCAGAAGCAGGCCGCCACCACGACGTACTCCGTCGTCTCCGGCGACTGGCTGTCGAAGATCGCCGCCGAGCACAAGATCGAGGGCGGCTGGCAGAAGCTGTACCAGGACAACCGCGAGGTCGTCGGCGACGACCCCAGCCTGATCTTCCCGGGCATGAAGCTGACCCTCGGCGGCAAGGCCTCGGGTGACTCCGCGCCCACCGGCGCCGGTGCGGGCGCGGCCCTCCCGTCGAAGGCCCCCGAGGTTCCCTCGACCGCGAAGAAGTCCGCCCCGGCCAAGTCCGCCCCGGCCAAGGTGTCGACCGTCACGGAGTCCAAGACCTCCGCCCCGGCCGCTCAGAGCAATAGCTCCGGCTACGCCCACCCGGTCCCCGGCAACCACACCACCGGCTACCGCGCCTCCGGCTCCAACTGGTCCAGCGGCAGCCACACCGGGATCGACTTCCCCGTCTTCACCGGCACCAGCGTGAAGTCCATCACCTCCGGCACCGTCGTCGCCGCCGGCTGGGGTGGCGCGTACGGCAACCAGGTCGTCATCAAGCACGCCGACGGCCACTACTCGCAGTACGGCCACCTGTCCTCGATCTCCGTCTCAGCGGGTCAGTCCGTGAGCACCGGTCAGCAGATCGGTCTCTCCGGCGCCACTGGCAACGCCACCGGACCGCACCTGCACTTCGAGGTCCGCACGGGCCCGGCGTACGGCTCGGACATCGACCCGATCGCCTTCCTGGCTTCGCACGGCGTCTACGTCTGA
- a CDS encoding STM4011 family radical SAM protein translates to MDLTILYRGPLASCDYDCPYCPFAKRRDSREQLRADRAALERFTAWAAAQTGDRISVLFTPWGEGLVRSWYRRALVELARLPHIGRVAIQTNLSGRTGWLAEAGEAGREKIALWCTYHPGQTPYERFLGKCGELTALGIRHSVGVVGLDDHLEEARRLRAALSDKVYLWVNAAEGHTYTDEEADRWTALDPLFPYSRHPHRSAGLPCRTGESVVSVDGDGTVRRCHFVPAELGNLYDGSYRRSLGPRACPLAVCDCHIGYVHLETLPLYDVFAGGVLERIPAPPLSSLAGQAGSAAQAASAERPRSAGRA, encoded by the coding sequence ATGGACCTGACCATCCTCTACCGCGGCCCGCTCGCGTCCTGCGACTACGACTGCCCGTACTGCCCGTTCGCGAAGCGGCGCGACAGCCGGGAGCAGTTGCGTGCCGACCGTGCCGCGCTGGAGCGGTTCACCGCGTGGGCCGCGGCGCAGACCGGTGACCGGATCTCGGTCCTGTTCACGCCCTGGGGCGAGGGTCTGGTCCGCTCCTGGTACCGGCGCGCGCTGGTCGAGCTGGCGCGACTGCCGCACATCGGCCGGGTCGCGATCCAGACCAACCTCAGCGGCCGAACGGGCTGGCTGGCGGAGGCGGGTGAGGCCGGCCGCGAGAAGATCGCCCTGTGGTGCACGTACCACCCGGGGCAGACGCCGTACGAGCGGTTCCTCGGCAAGTGCGGAGAGCTCACCGCGCTCGGCATTCGCCACAGCGTCGGTGTCGTCGGGCTCGACGACCATCTCGAAGAGGCCCGGCGGCTGCGGGCAGCACTGTCCGACAAGGTCTATCTCTGGGTGAACGCCGCGGAGGGGCACACCTACACGGACGAGGAGGCGGACCGCTGGACGGCCCTGGACCCGCTCTTCCCGTACAGCCGGCATCCGCACCGCTCGGCCGGACTGCCGTGCCGGACGGGCGAGTCGGTCGTCTCGGTGGACGGTGACGGCACGGTGCGGCGCTGCCATTTCGTCCCGGCGGAACTCGGCAACCTCTACGACGGCAGTTACCGGCGCTCGCTGGGCCCGCGCGCCTGCCCGCTGGCCGTCTGCGACTGCCACATCGGCTATGTGCATCTGGAGACGCTGCCGCTGTACGACGTCTTCGCGGGCGGCGTGCTGGAGCGGATACCGGCGCCGCCGCTGTCGTCGCTCGCCGGACAAGCCGGATCCGCTGCCCAAGCCGCATCCGCCGAACGGCCGCGATCCGCCGGACGGGCCTGA
- a CDS encoding TetR/AcrR family transcriptional regulator translates to MARVRLSVAERREELLRAAVEQIEVRGVAAVRIADVASVLGVSNALVLYHFSTKEKLVAAAFAHAAEADLAHLRKLLSRRTSAVRRLRTAVRWYAPTGQAKGWRLWIEGWAASLRDPALRNVAGDLDQQWKAELAEVIEEGAAAGEFHCDDPMSVAWRLTALLDGLAVQMTSYAGPLSRATMLTWTDEALARELGIDHATLTA, encoded by the coding sequence GTGGCGAGAGTACGGCTGAGCGTGGCGGAACGACGCGAGGAACTTCTGCGGGCTGCCGTCGAGCAGATCGAGGTGCGCGGGGTCGCGGCGGTACGGATCGCGGACGTGGCCTCCGTGCTCGGCGTGAGCAACGCGCTTGTCCTCTACCACTTCTCGACCAAGGAGAAGCTGGTCGCGGCCGCCTTCGCGCATGCCGCCGAAGCCGACCTCGCCCACCTGCGCAAGCTGCTGAGCCGCCGCACGAGTGCGGTACGGCGGCTGCGCACCGCCGTCCGCTGGTACGCGCCGACGGGCCAGGCCAAGGGCTGGCGGCTCTGGATCGAGGGCTGGGCGGCCTCGCTGCGCGACCCGGCGCTGCGCAACGTGGCCGGCGATCTCGACCAGCAGTGGAAGGCCGAACTGGCCGAGGTCATCGAGGAGGGCGCGGCCGCCGGTGAATTCCACTGCGACGACCCGATGTCCGTGGCCTGGCGGCTGACTGCCCTGCTGGACGGCCTGGCCGTGCAGATGACGTCGTACGCGGGCCCGCTCTCCCGGGCCACGATGCTGACCTGGACCGATGAGGCCCTCGCCCGCGAACTCGGCATCGATCACGCGACGCTGACGGCCTGA
- a CDS encoding DUF6745 domain-containing protein, producing MQYVDSWRGVAAATGAADRAAAEDGLRLAYRSAGLAEPERILWVDSPRAAVEAVEKLVDAGRSVRDEVRTRPWAEERRRMYDELGPAGWSALWSATGAQLWETTAALAERIRAGVVAELAERPEDESDVRLVLLDAVLGQHDAAWLAAFDGRGDRLDGLAEVARHAGWWWPYERVVVISERPEALHRDEAGRLDRGDGPALAYRDGFALHAWRGMPVPAEFLAELNSLTPERIREEENAELRRVMLEFYGYDRYLTEAGAEPVHRDETGVLWRIALDGDEDVVMVEVVNSTPEPDGTHRTYWLRVPPATRTAKEGVAWTFGLQEEVYAPLRQT from the coding sequence ATGCAGTACGTGGACTCATGGCGGGGCGTGGCAGCGGCGACCGGCGCGGCGGACCGGGCCGCGGCCGAGGACGGGCTCCGGCTCGCCTACCGCAGCGCAGGACTTGCCGAGCCGGAGCGAATCCTCTGGGTCGACTCACCCAGGGCCGCCGTGGAGGCCGTGGAGAAACTCGTCGACGCCGGACGCTCGGTGCGTGACGAGGTACGGACCCGGCCCTGGGCGGAGGAGCGGCGCAGGATGTACGACGAGCTGGGCCCGGCGGGCTGGTCCGCCCTGTGGTCCGCCACGGGGGCGCAGCTCTGGGAGACCACGGCGGCGCTCGCCGAGCGGATCAGGGCCGGTGTCGTCGCGGAACTCGCGGAGCGCCCCGAGGACGAGTCAGATGTCCGGCTGGTGCTGCTCGACGCGGTCCTCGGCCAGCACGACGCGGCCTGGCTCGCCGCGTTCGACGGCCGGGGTGACCGGCTGGACGGCCTGGCCGAGGTGGCCAGGCACGCGGGCTGGTGGTGGCCCTACGAGCGCGTCGTGGTGATCAGCGAGCGACCGGAAGCGCTGCACCGGGACGAGGCGGGCCGGCTGGACCGCGGGGACGGCCCGGCGCTCGCCTACCGCGACGGCTTCGCGCTCCACGCCTGGCGTGGCATGCCCGTGCCCGCCGAATTCCTCGCGGAACTGAACTCCCTGACTCCCGAACGGATACGTGAGGAGGAGAACGCGGAACTGCGCCGCGTCATGCTGGAGTTCTACGGCTACGACCGATACCTCACCGAGGCGGGCGCCGAGCCGGTCCACCGGGACGAGACGGGAGTCCTGTGGCGGATCGCGCTGGACGGCGACGAGGACGTGGTCATGGTCGAGGTGGTCAACTCCACCCCGGAGCCGGACGGAACCCACCGCACCTACTGGCTGCGGGTCCCGCCGGCCACGAGGACCGCGAAGGAGGGTGTGGCCTGGACGTTCGGACTCCAGGAAGAGGTGTACGCGCCCCTGCGCCAGACCTGA
- a CDS encoding SGNH/GDSL hydrolase family protein, protein MADDSRKNQRGVNNRHGVIGSYAAIGDSFTEGVGDPGPDGTFVGWADRFAVLLADQLPDHDAESSTDGSAHGNFRYANLAVRGRLLDQIVEEQVPRAKELAPDLVSFCAGGNDIIRPGTDPDDVAERFERAVAELTESVGAVMVTTGFDTRGVPVLRHLRGKIATYTAHVRSIADRYDCPVLDLWSLRSVQDRRAWDDDRLHLSPEGHTRVALRAAQVLGLDVPADPDQEWPPQAQRGTLEVRRDDIHWAREYLVPWIGRRLRGESSGDHVEAKRPDLLPL, encoded by the coding sequence GTGGCAGACGATTCGAGAAAAAATCAACGTGGCGTCAACAACCGACACGGCGTCATCGGGTCGTACGCAGCGATTGGCGACAGCTTCACCGAGGGAGTGGGCGACCCCGGTCCGGACGGGACCTTCGTCGGCTGGGCGGACCGGTTCGCGGTACTTCTTGCGGACCAGCTCCCGGACCATGATGCGGAATCGAGCACCGACGGCTCCGCGCACGGGAATTTCAGGTATGCCAATCTCGCCGTACGCGGACGCCTCCTCGACCAGATCGTCGAGGAGCAGGTGCCGCGCGCCAAGGAGCTCGCACCCGACCTGGTGAGCTTCTGCGCGGGCGGCAACGACATCATCAGGCCCGGTACCGACCCCGACGACGTGGCCGAGCGCTTCGAGCGCGCGGTCGCCGAGCTGACCGAATCGGTCGGCGCCGTGATGGTCACCACCGGCTTCGACACCCGTGGCGTTCCCGTGTTGCGCCATCTGCGCGGCAAGATCGCCACCTACACCGCCCATGTGCGGTCCATCGCCGACCGCTACGACTGCCCGGTCCTCGACCTGTGGTCGCTGCGGTCCGTCCAGGACAGGCGCGCCTGGGACGACGACCGGCTCCATCTGTCGCCCGAGGGACACACCAGGGTCGCGTTGCGCGCCGCCCAGGTCCTCGGTCTCGATGTGCCGGCCGACCCCGACCAGGAATGGCCCCCGCAGGCACAGCGCGGCACGCTCGAAGTACGGCGCGACGACATCCACTGGGCGCGCGAGTACCTGGTGCCGTGGATCGGCCGACGGCTGCGTGGTGAGTCCTCCGGCGACCATGTCGAGGCCAAGCGGCCCGACCTGCTGCCGCTCTGA
- a CDS encoding STM4015 family protein, whose amino-acid sequence MTDIEHPETFHGLPVLTLPGPDGARAEPLPATDAVAWRLESDWEGDPTFATLWQHFLDTVDTSRVRALLIGPWWQGDYESVAPVIDLLTGHADRFPALRALFLADVVSEECEVSWLIMSDITPLIEAFGQLEELTVRGGGERIEGRTTLDLRPVRHTSLKKLRFESGGLPSSVVRAVGASELPALEHLELWLGVTEYGGEATVDDLAPLLSGAAFPALRHLGLQNSEIQDEIAAAVASAPVVAQLESLSLAMGTLSDAGAEALLSGQPLTHLTSLDLHHHYISDALVERLGNLLGSDRVNSEIDEVEYWDPEEDDERYVAVSE is encoded by the coding sequence ATGACCGACATCGAACACCCCGAGACGTTTCATGGTCTTCCGGTCCTGACCCTGCCGGGACCTGACGGTGCCCGCGCCGAGCCCCTCCCGGCCACCGACGCGGTCGCGTGGCGGCTGGAGAGCGACTGGGAGGGCGATCCGACGTTCGCCACGCTCTGGCAGCACTTCCTGGACACGGTCGACACTTCACGTGTCCGGGCCCTGCTGATCGGTCCCTGGTGGCAGGGGGACTACGAGTCCGTCGCTCCCGTCATTGATCTGCTGACCGGTCATGCGGACCGCTTCCCGGCCTTGCGGGCACTCTTCCTCGCCGATGTGGTCAGCGAGGAGTGCGAGGTGTCGTGGCTGATCATGTCCGATATCACCCCGCTGATCGAGGCGTTCGGTCAGCTGGAGGAGCTGACGGTACGCGGGGGCGGCGAGCGGATCGAGGGCCGGACGACACTCGATCTGCGGCCGGTTCGGCACACGTCGTTGAAGAAGCTGCGGTTCGAGTCCGGCGGTCTGCCGTCCAGCGTCGTACGGGCGGTCGGGGCTTCGGAGCTGCCCGCGCTGGAACACCTGGAACTCTGGCTCGGCGTCACCGAGTACGGCGGGGAAGCGACGGTCGACGACCTCGCTCCGCTGCTGTCCGGTGCGGCGTTCCCCGCGCTGCGCCATCTGGGGCTGCAGAACAGCGAGATCCAGGACGAGATCGCGGCCGCCGTGGCCTCCGCACCGGTCGTCGCCCAGTTGGAGTCGCTCTCCCTCGCGATGGGGACCCTGAGCGACGCGGGCGCCGAAGCGCTGCTCTCGGGCCAGCCGCTCACCCATCTCACCTCGCTGGATCTGCACCACCACTACATCAGCGACGCGCTGGTGGAGCGTCTTGGGAACCTGCTCGGTTCCGACCGGGTGAACAGTGAGATCGACGAGGTCGAGTACTGGGATCCGGAAGAGGACGACGAGCGCTATGTCGCCGTCAGCGAGTAA
- a CDS encoding STM4014 family protein produces MSPSASNTAGPAPRFAVVGVPGNRRVALFQDAVRAAGLPAARVVSWLDVLRGEAAFRPGETVRMDSPGEDAEVERLLRAVGDPTRVEGTALWYARFTDAVRAVAQAAAASGAALLDDPGDVAVLFDKRLCHAVLDDAGVRVPASPTSGAAAPEVRDWADVRERMTAHNMPRAFVKLAHGSSASGVLAVETAGPGRVRATTSVERDTAGRLFNSLRVRRCTTEREVAAIVDALAPDGLHIERWLPKATQCGRAADLRVVVVAGRATHAVVRTSDSPMTNLHLGGTRGDLDDVRAAVEAAGSSWTEALALCERAAACFPDTLCVGVDLLPSTGWRRFAVGEVNAFGDLLPRLTGLPGSGAEGQDTYAAQVAAVLNRARNHRATATP; encoded by the coding sequence ATGTCGCCGTCAGCGAGTAATACGGCCGGCCCGGCGCCGCGCTTCGCCGTCGTGGGGGTGCCCGGGAACCGCCGGGTCGCGCTCTTCCAGGACGCCGTGCGCGCCGCCGGGCTGCCCGCGGCGCGTGTGGTGTCCTGGCTGGACGTCCTGCGCGGCGAGGCCGCCTTCCGGCCGGGCGAGACCGTACGGATGGACTCGCCCGGTGAGGACGCCGAGGTGGAGCGGCTACTGAGGGCGGTCGGCGATCCGACCAGGGTCGAGGGGACCGCCCTGTGGTACGCCCGGTTCACCGATGCCGTACGGGCGGTGGCTCAGGCGGCCGCCGCTTCCGGTGCCGCGTTGCTGGACGACCCGGGCGATGTCGCGGTGCTCTTCGACAAACGGCTCTGCCATGCCGTGCTGGACGACGCCGGAGTGCGTGTACCTGCCTCGCCGACCTCGGGCGCCGCGGCGCCCGAGGTGCGCGACTGGGCGGACGTACGCGAGCGGATGACGGCCCACAACATGCCCAGGGCCTTCGTGAAGCTCGCGCACGGATCGTCCGCCTCGGGGGTCCTGGCCGTCGAGACGGCCGGGCCCGGCCGGGTCAGGGCCACCACATCGGTGGAGCGGGACACGGCCGGCCGGCTCTTCAACTCATTGCGGGTGCGTCGCTGCACGACGGAGCGGGAGGTCGCGGCGATCGTCGACGCCCTCGCGCCGGACGGGCTGCACATCGAGCGCTGGCTGCCCAAGGCCACCCAGTGCGGCCGGGCGGCGGATCTGCGGGTCGTGGTGGTGGCGGGCCGGGCCACCCATGCCGTCGTGCGCACCAGCGACTCCCCCATGACCAATCTTCACCTCGGCGGCACGCGCGGAGACCTCGACGACGTCCGTGCGGCCGTCGAGGCCGCGGGCAGCAGCTGGACCGAGGCCCTGGCCCTGTGCGAACGGGCCGCGGCGTGCTTCCCGGACACGCTGTGCGTGGGCGTCGATCTGCTGCCCTCGACCGGCTGGCGGCGCTTCGCCGTCGGCGAGGTCAACGCCTTCGGCGATCTGCTTCCGCGACTGACCGGACTCCCCGGCAGCGGCGCCGAGGGCCAGGACACCTACGCGGCGCAGGTCGCCGCCGTACTGAACAGAGCAAGGAACCACCGTGCAACCGCCACTCCCTGA
- a CDS encoding STM4015 family protein translates to MSGVDHLHELLGLPVVDFQHATGEVPTQAADAAAWRISVDPYDDESEMTWEEAFQAFLAAVDPAGVRALIIGQWGEAYEETSSYPIDLVIGAADRFTSLEAVFVGDMVLEQNEISWIEQSDVTALLTAFPGLLELGVRGGSELVFPPSKHERLRSLTIETGGLPVGVIRGILDSELPALERLDLWLGVSAYGGDADVADLAPLLSGSRFPRLTHLGLRNSELQNEIATAVAGAPVVAQLRVLDLSNGTLGDEGGAALLDGQPLTHLERLDLHHHFMTEQMERRIAQALEPHGVRVDLSEREEPWGNRGVEGRYPAVSE, encoded by the coding sequence ATGTCCGGTGTGGACCATCTGCACGAGTTGCTCGGCCTTCCCGTGGTCGACTTCCAGCACGCGACGGGTGAAGTGCCCACCCAGGCCGCCGATGCGGCGGCCTGGCGCATCTCGGTCGATCCGTACGACGACGAGTCCGAGATGACCTGGGAAGAGGCGTTCCAGGCGTTCCTCGCGGCGGTCGACCCGGCCGGAGTCCGTGCGCTGATCATCGGTCAGTGGGGCGAGGCGTACGAGGAGACCTCGTCCTACCCGATCGATCTGGTCATCGGCGCGGCCGACCGGTTCACGTCGCTGGAAGCCGTGTTCGTCGGCGACATGGTCCTGGAGCAGAACGAGATCTCCTGGATCGAGCAGTCGGACGTCACGGCGCTGTTGACGGCCTTCCCAGGACTGCTGGAACTGGGTGTGCGCGGCGGCTCGGAGCTGGTCTTCCCACCCTCGAAGCACGAGAGGCTGCGTTCGCTGACCATCGAGACCGGTGGTCTGCCGGTCGGTGTGATCCGCGGCATTCTGGACAGCGAGCTGCCCGCGCTGGAGCGGCTCGATCTCTGGCTCGGCGTCTCCGCGTACGGGGGCGACGCCGATGTGGCGGACCTGGCGCCGCTCCTCTCCGGCTCCCGTTTCCCCAGGCTCACCCACCTCGGTCTGCGCAACAGCGAGCTGCAGAACGAGATCGCGACGGCCGTCGCGGGCGCCCCGGTCGTGGCCCAGCTGCGCGTCCTCGACCTGTCGAACGGCACGCTGGGCGACGAGGGCGGGGCGGCGTTGCTGGACGGCCAGCCGCTCACCCATCTCGAACGGCTCGATCTGCACCACCACTTCATGACCGAGCAGATGGAGCGCCGGATCGCTCAGGCGCTGGAGCCGCATGGCGTGCGCGTCGATCTGTCGGAACGCGAGGAGCCCTGGGGCAACCGCGGCGTCGAAGGCCGCTACCCCGCGGTTTCGGAGTGA